TGACGACTCATAATCTATTTATAACGTCGTCTAGGCATCAGAACGAGCAACTGTAATCGTCCCTAGAGGCGGTAAAACAACTTCTAGATCGAAGTAGCGATCGCGCAATACTCCCGCTAGCGATCGCAATCCCCATTCTTCACTCCGACGATGACCAACAGCAATAACGCGAATTCCGGTTTCTTCCACAGCCGCCGCCGCTGGCTGTCGCAACTGTCCGGTAATGTATACACCGGCACTCCGCATAGCCGCCTCGCGGATTAGCGCATCGGTCATTGCCCCAACAACAGCCACTCGCTGGATGTCGCCACTACCCGCAAGTGTTTCATCGTATCCGCCGAAGATTTCCCGAACGCGATCGCAGTAACTTACAAAAGTCTGTGTAGCAATTTCTCCAATCGTACCAATCGGTCGCCTTTCCTTTTCACCCAAAACCTCCAATGCAGACATCCCCAGCACATCGGCAAGTCGAGGATTAAAACCCAGCGTCATCCGTTCGTCAAAAGCTAGATGATATGCCACTATGCCGACATCGGGTGCGAGTTGCCCCGCTTTCAGCTTCCAGGG
This genomic stretch from Coleofasciculus sp. FACHB-1120 harbors:
- a CDS encoding Nif3-like dinuclear metal center hexameric protein, which gives rise to MSTDAWTGDAIALNDIAEFLDRFFAVHRFGDDQGGIYHPSTRPIRRIGLALEPWTGLEKWAKSKHLDALFFHRPWKLKAGQLAPDVGIVAYHLAFDERMTLGFNPRLADVLGMSALEVLGEKERRPIGTIGEIATQTFVSYCDRVREIFGGYDETLAGSGDIQRVAVVGAMTDALIREAAMRSAGVYITGQLRQPAAAAVEETGIRVIAVGHRRSEEWGLRSLAGVLRDRYFDLEVVLPPLGTITVARSDA